One part of the Candidatus Kouleothrix ribensis genome encodes these proteins:
- a CDS encoding DEAD/DEAH box helicase: MTGYNPANPLIVQGDRTLLLETQNPRFAEARAALAAFAELEKSPEYIHTYRITPLSLWSAAAAGLPAAAMIDRLAEFAKYPLPQNVLADIGELAGRWGRLRLELLSGELQLTTTDHALMAELARRAEIAALLGTPRGAGAYTVPNANRGALKQALIAAGWPAEDLAGYIEGEAFPIVLRAGEFVVRDYQREAAESFYAAGDVRGGSGVVVLPPGSGKTLVGLAAMALVSQSTLVLTTNRTSVNQWRRELLARTDVRPEQVAEYTGAHKGIAPITLSTYQMLTYRSEQDGSLPHMQLFAAREWGLIIYDEVHMLPAPVFRATAAIQARRRLGLTATLVREDGREADVFSLIGPKKYAAPWRDLERRGWIAEASCVEVRVALPDAERMAYAMAEPRDMYRIAAENSRKLPLVRAIMQRHLGAPTLVIGQYLAQIAYIADNLAAPLITGKLPQRERERLFDAFRAGDEPVLVISKVGNFALDLPDAELLIQVSGTFGSRQEEAQRLGRILRPKPDGRAAHFYTLVTRDTRELDFAHNRQLFLAEQGYAYQIIEAGELV; this comes from the coding sequence ATGACAGGCTACAACCCCGCGAACCCACTGATCGTTCAGGGCGACCGCACGCTGCTGCTCGAGACCCAGAACCCACGCTTTGCCGAGGCGCGTGCCGCGTTGGCCGCCTTTGCCGAGCTCGAGAAGAGCCCCGAGTACATCCACACCTACCGGATCACACCGCTGTCGCTCTGGAGTGCCGCTGCCGCCGGGCTGCCAGCCGCAGCCATGATCGACCGGCTGGCCGAGTTCGCCAAATACCCGCTGCCGCAGAATGTGCTGGCCGACATCGGCGAGCTGGCCGGGCGCTGGGGCCGGCTGCGGCTCGAGCTGCTGAGCGGTGAGCTACAGCTCACTACAACCGATCACGCGCTCATGGCCGAGCTGGCGCGCCGTGCCGAGATCGCTGCGCTGCTAGGCACCCCGCGCGGCGCCGGCGCCTACACTGTGCCCAACGCCAACCGCGGCGCGCTCAAGCAGGCGCTGATCGCCGCCGGCTGGCCGGCCGAAGACCTGGCCGGGTATATCGAGGGCGAGGCGTTTCCGATCGTGCTGCGCGCAGGCGAGTTCGTGGTGCGCGACTACCAGCGCGAGGCCGCCGAGTCGTTCTATGCTGCCGGCGATGTGCGCGGCGGCTCGGGCGTGGTGGTGCTGCCGCCCGGCTCGGGCAAAACGCTGGTGGGCCTGGCAGCCATGGCGCTGGTGAGCCAGTCGACGCTGGTGCTCACCACCAACCGCACGTCGGTGAACCAGTGGCGCCGCGAGCTGCTGGCGCGCACCGATGTGCGCCCCGAGCAAGTGGCCGAGTACACCGGCGCGCACAAGGGCATCGCACCGATCACCCTTTCGACCTACCAGATGCTGACGTATCGATCCGAGCAGGATGGCAGCCTGCCGCATATGCAACTGTTCGCCGCGCGCGAGTGGGGCCTGATCATCTACGACGAGGTACACATGCTGCCCGCGCCGGTGTTCCGCGCCACCGCCGCCATCCAGGCGCGCCGGCGGCTCGGCCTGACTGCCACGCTGGTGCGCGAAGACGGCCGCGAGGCCGATGTGTTCTCGCTGATTGGGCCAAAGAAATATGCCGCACCCTGGCGCGACCTCGAGCGACGCGGCTGGATCGCCGAGGCCAGCTGCGTCGAGGTGCGCGTGGCCCTGCCCGACGCCGAGCGCATGGCCTACGCTATGGCCGAACCGCGCGACATGTACCGTATCGCCGCCGAGAACTCGCGTAAGCTGCCGCTGGTGCGCGCGATCATGCAGCGCCACCTGGGCGCGCCGACGCTGGTGATCGGGCAGTACCTGGCCCAGATCGCGTATATCGCCGATAACCTGGCCGCGCCACTGATCACCGGCAAGCTGCCGCAGCGCGAGCGCGAACGCCTGTTCGACGCGTTTCGCGCGGGCGACGAGCCAGTGCTGGTGATCTCGAAGGTCGGCAACTTCGCGCTCGATCTGCCCGACGCCGAGCTGCTCATCCAGGTGTCGGGCACGTTCGGCTCGCGCCAGGAAGAGGCCCAGCGGCTCGGGCGTATCTTGCGGCCCAAGCCCGACGGTCGCGCCGCACATTTCTACACACTCGTCACCCGCGACACCCGCGAGCTGGACTTTGCGCATAACCGCCAGCTGTTCCTGGCCGAGCAAGGCTATGCCTACCAGATCATCGAAGCAGGCGAGCTAGTGTAG